From one Microlunatus sp. Gsoil 973 genomic stretch:
- a CDS encoding glycoside hydrolase family 3 C-terminal domain-containing protein has protein sequence MEPDASGIDEAVALAADSDLVVLAIGDRAGMFGKGTSGEGCDSVDLRLPGLQHQLAAAVLDSGTPVVLVIISGRPYALGGLAERSAAVIQSFMPGIEGGAAVAGVLSGRINPSGRLPIGIPDHPGGQPGTYLAPPLAWYSDGVSNLDPRPLFCFGHGIGYTDFALDDLRLSAAEIAPDGTVEVSATVINTGSRQGTEVVQLYAGDPVARVARPLKQLIGFARVALEPGERRRVTFSVHADRFSYLGPDYRRIVEPGEIELSVGRSSEDRPLQAGVVITGGVRVVGEGRVLDTPVTVEPA, from the coding sequence ATGGAACCCGACGCATCCGGCATCGACGAGGCGGTCGCCCTTGCCGCCGACAGTGATCTTGTGGTGCTGGCCATCGGTGACCGGGCGGGCATGTTCGGCAAGGGCACCTCCGGCGAGGGTTGCGACTCGGTCGATCTGCGGTTGCCCGGACTGCAGCACCAGCTGGCAGCCGCCGTGCTGGACAGCGGCACGCCGGTCGTCCTGGTGATCATCTCCGGTCGGCCGTACGCCCTCGGCGGCCTGGCCGAGCGGAGCGCGGCGGTCATCCAGTCGTTCATGCCCGGCATCGAGGGCGGCGCGGCGGTGGCGGGTGTGCTGTCCGGTCGGATCAATCCGTCCGGGCGGTTGCCGATCGGGATCCCGGATCATCCAGGTGGACAACCGGGCACCTATCTGGCGCCGCCGCTGGCCTGGTACAGCGACGGGGTCTCCAATCTCGACCCGCGGCCGTTGTTCTGCTTCGGGCACGGCATCGGGTACACCGATTTCGCGCTGGATGATCTTCGACTGAGCGCGGCGGAGATCGCCCCCGACGGCACCGTCGAGGTTTCGGCAACCGTGATCAACACCGGGAGTCGGCAGGGGACCGAGGTCGTCCAGTTGTACGCCGGTGACCCGGTCGCCCGGGTCGCCCGGCCGCTGAAGCAGCTGATCGGCTTCGCCCGGGTCGCCCTCGAGCCGGGGGAGCGCCGTCGGGTCACGTTCAGCGTCCACGCCGATCGGTTCAGCTACCTCGGGCCGGACTACCGCCGGATCGTCGAGCCGGGAGAGATCGAGCTGTCGGTCGGGCGGTCGAGTGAGGACCGGCCGCTGCAGGCCGGCGTCGTGATCACCGGAGGCGTACGCGTGGTGGGCGAGGGCCGGGTGCTCGACACCCCGGTCACTGTCGAGCCGGCCTGA
- a CDS encoding electron transfer flavoprotein subunit beta/FixA family protein, translating into MKIVTLVKYVPDATGDRGFADDGTVDREREDGLLSELDEYAVEQALQIADDSDEEVEVIAVTLGPDDAADAIKRALQMGASGGVHINDDSVHGSDAPATSAILAAAVRKLAPDLVIAGMASTDGTMGVLPAMISERLGWPAATLGATLSVDAGTATIRRDGDIASQTVEVSLPAIVSVTDQSGEARYPSMKGILAAKKKPVDEWQLDDLDLDAESAATVGLDNAWSTVLDTSPRPPKEAGRQITDEDGSGAAALADFLVSGKYI; encoded by the coding sequence ATGAAGATCGTCACGCTGGTCAAGTACGTACCCGACGCGACTGGTGATCGCGGCTTCGCCGACGACGGCACGGTCGATCGGGAGCGCGAGGACGGTCTGCTCTCCGAACTGGACGAGTACGCGGTCGAGCAGGCGCTGCAGATCGCAGACGACTCCGACGAGGAGGTCGAGGTGATCGCGGTGACCCTCGGTCCCGACGACGCCGCCGATGCGATCAAGCGCGCCCTGCAGATGGGCGCGAGCGGCGGCGTACACATCAACGACGACTCGGTGCACGGCTCCGATGCTCCGGCCACCAGCGCGATCCTTGCCGCCGCCGTCCGCAAACTGGCGCCGGACCTGGTGATCGCCGGCATGGCCTCGACCGACGGCACCATGGGTGTGCTGCCGGCGATGATCAGCGAGCGCCTCGGCTGGCCGGCCGCAACGCTGGGCGCCACCTTGTCGGTCGACGCGGGCACTGCGACCATCCGTCGCGACGGCGACATCGCCAGCCAGACCGTGGAAGTCAGCCTGCCGGCGATCGTCAGCGTCACCGACCAGTCCGGTGAGGCCCGTTATCCGTCGATGAAGGGAATCCTGGCTGCCAAGAAGAAGCCGGTCGACGAGTGGCAGCTGGATGATCTTGATCTTGACGCCGAGTCGGCGGCGACGGTCGGCCTGGACAACGCCTGGTCCACCGTCCTGGACACGTCTCCGCGGCCGCCCAAGGAGGCCGGCCGGCAGATCACCGACGAGGACGGTTCGGGTGCGGCAGCGCTGGCCGACTTCCTGGTCTCCGGCAAGTACATCTGA
- a CDS encoding cysteine desulfurase family protein has protein sequence MTRELTRVGNPSSLHTSGREARRVVEESRETIAACLGADPAEVIFTSGATEADNLVIKGTFRARPRANTMITSAVEHHAVLESVESLSGEGAELVVIGVDRHGHLDLDRLRATLTDHAERTALVSIMYANNETGVLAPIVDVVDAARRFGVPVHSDAVQAVGQLRIDFAGSGLAALSLSAHKFGGPVGTGALLARRDLALSPVHHGGGQERDVRSGTLDVAGIAGMAAALRASLDDLTAEASRIRTLRDRLIRTVLADVPDTELNGVAEADGSLPGIANISFAGCEADNLLMLLDQSGIDTSTGSACTAGVSEPSHVLDAMGRTTREARSSLRFSLGHTSTDGDVDRLLAVLPGAVELARQAG, from the coding sequence ATCACCCGGGAGCTGACCCGGGTCGGCAATCCGTCGTCGCTGCACACCTCCGGACGGGAGGCCCGTCGGGTCGTCGAGGAATCACGGGAGACGATCGCCGCCTGCCTGGGCGCGGACCCCGCCGAGGTGATCTTCACCAGCGGCGCGACGGAGGCGGACAACCTGGTGATCAAGGGCACCTTCCGGGCCCGGCCGCGAGCGAACACCATGATCACCTCGGCCGTCGAGCACCACGCGGTGCTGGAATCGGTCGAATCGTTGTCCGGCGAGGGCGCCGAACTGGTGGTGATCGGGGTCGATCGCCACGGGCACCTCGACCTTGATCGACTGCGCGCGACGCTGACCGATCATGCGGAACGGACCGCCCTGGTGTCGATCATGTACGCCAACAACGAGACCGGCGTGCTGGCACCGATCGTCGACGTGGTCGACGCCGCCCGCCGGTTCGGTGTACCGGTCCATTCCGACGCCGTGCAGGCGGTCGGGCAGCTGAGGATCGACTTCGCCGGATCCGGCCTGGCGGCGCTTTCGCTGTCGGCGCACAAGTTCGGCGGCCCGGTCGGCACCGGAGCACTGCTGGCCCGCCGTGACCTGGCACTGTCACCGGTCCACCACGGTGGCGGACAGGAACGCGACGTCCGGTCCGGCACTCTCGACGTCGCCGGGATAGCCGGCATGGCGGCGGCGCTCCGGGCGAGCCTGGACGATCTGACTGCTGAGGCGAGCCGGATCCGTACGCTGCGGGACCGGTTGATCAGGACGGTGTTGGCCGACGTGCCCGACACCGAACTGAACGGCGTGGCCGAGGCGGACGGGTCGCTGCCCGGTATCGCCAACATCTCCTTCGCCGGCTGCGAGGCCGACAACCTGCTGATGCTGCTGGACCAGAGCGGCATCGACACCTCGACCGGGTCGGCGTGCACGGCCGGCGTCTCCGAACCGAGCCACGTCCTGGACGCCATGGGCCGGACGACTCGCGAAGCCCGGTCCTCGCTGCGATTCTCCCTGGGACACACCAGCACCGACGGCGATGTCGACCGGCTGCTGGCCGTGCTGCCCGGGGCGGTCGAGTTGGCCCGCCAGGCCGGCTGA
- the mnmA gene encoding tRNA 2-thiouridine(34) synthase MnmA encodes MKVLAAMSGGVDSAVAAARAVDAGHDVTGVHLALSKNPLSFRSGARGCCSKEDAHDARRAADVLGIPFYVWDLSDRFAEDVVDDFVAEYAAGRTPNPCVRCNEKIKFAAVLERGVALGFDAVCTGHYARLLRDDHGVQLHRAVDEGKDQSYVLGVLTQEQLLRSYFPLGGSLKSEVRAEAEQRGLAVADKPDSHDICFIADGDTAGFLDKHLGSRPGAIVDPDGRQLGEHDGSHHFTIGQRKGLRIGTPADDGKPRYVLDISPVSNTVTVGPRNALDVRAIEAIRPTWTGDVREGSWDAAVQVRAHGSTVPATVTTVTTGGATGPSVGDAPLGVRLHDRLTGVAPGQTVVYYDGTRVVGSATISAAHA; translated from the coding sequence GTGAAGGTGCTGGCGGCAATGTCCGGCGGGGTGGATTCGGCGGTCGCCGCTGCCCGCGCGGTCGACGCCGGTCACGATGTCACCGGTGTGCACCTGGCGCTGTCGAAGAATCCGCTGTCGTTCCGGTCCGGGGCGCGGGGTTGCTGCTCCAAGGAGGATGCCCACGACGCGCGGCGGGCCGCCGACGTCCTGGGCATTCCCTTCTACGTCTGGGACCTGTCGGACCGGTTCGCCGAGGACGTGGTCGACGACTTCGTCGCCGAGTACGCGGCCGGGCGCACACCGAATCCCTGTGTCCGCTGCAACGAGAAGATCAAGTTCGCCGCCGTCCTCGAGCGTGGTGTCGCGCTCGGTTTCGACGCTGTGTGTACCGGTCACTACGCCCGGTTGCTCCGCGATGATCACGGCGTGCAACTGCACCGTGCGGTCGACGAAGGCAAGGACCAGTCCTATGTCCTCGGCGTGCTCACCCAGGAGCAGCTGCTGCGTTCGTACTTCCCGCTCGGCGGATCGCTGAAGAGCGAGGTCCGCGCCGAGGCCGAGCAGCGCGGGCTGGCGGTGGCCGACAAGCCGGACAGCCACGACATCTGCTTCATCGCCGACGGCGACACGGCCGGCTTCCTGGACAAGCATCTCGGCAGCCGGCCCGGCGCGATCGTCGATCCGGACGGTCGGCAGCTCGGCGAACATGACGGCAGCCACCACTTCACCATCGGACAGCGCAAGGGGCTGCGGATCGGGACACCGGCCGACGACGGCAAGCCGCGCTACGTGCTGGACATCTCGCCGGTGAGCAACACGGTCACCGTCGGGCCGCGAAACGCCCTGGACGTACGGGCCATCGAGGCCATCCGTCCGACCTGGACCGGTGACGTACGCGAGGGGTCCTGGGATGCGGCGGTGCAGGTCCGCGCGCACGGATCGACCGTGCCGGCCACGGTCACCACCGTCACCACTGGCGGCGCCACCGGCCCGTCGGTCGGCGATGCCCCACTCGGGGTGCGGCTGCACGATCGTTTGACCGGTGTGGCGCCCGGGCAGACCGTGGTCTACTACGACGGCACGCGGGTCGTCGGCAGCGCGACGATCTCGGCTGCCCACGCCTGA
- a CDS encoding electron transfer flavoprotein subunit alpha/FixB family protein gives MAQVLVVVDAVEGTIAKPALELLTLARRIGDPVALLLGSGDTDRLAEYGAGRVLTADDPAFSEFLVAPKADAVAAAVEQVRPSAVFFTSTPEGKEIAARVAVRMASGLITDAVDVQPGDAAPLVTQSVFAGNWTVRSSVTHGIPVIAVKANATNPEPARVEAAVEALAFTVAEASKGARVVKTEPKAASGRPELTEAAIVVSGGRGTGGNFGPVEELADVLGAAVGASRAAVDSGWYPHAYQVGQTGKTVSPQLYIAAGISGAIQHRAGMQTSKAIVAVNKDPEAPIFALADLGVVGDLHTVLPAVTQAVKQHRG, from the coding sequence ATGGCGCAGGTACTGGTTGTGGTCGACGCGGTCGAGGGCACGATCGCCAAGCCGGCCCTCGAACTGCTCACCCTGGCCCGTCGGATCGGTGATCCGGTTGCGTTGCTGCTCGGTTCCGGCGACACCGACCGGCTGGCCGAATACGGCGCGGGCCGCGTGCTGACCGCCGACGATCCGGCGTTCTCGGAATTCCTCGTTGCCCCGAAGGCCGATGCCGTCGCGGCCGCGGTGGAACAGGTCCGGCCGTCCGCGGTGTTCTTCACCTCCACCCCGGAGGGCAAGGAGATTGCCGCCCGGGTGGCCGTCCGGATGGCGTCCGGTCTGATCACCGATGCGGTCGACGTCCAGCCGGGCGACGCCGCCCCGCTGGTCACCCAGTCGGTCTTCGCCGGCAACTGGACGGTGCGGTCGAGTGTCACCCACGGCATCCCGGTGATCGCTGTCAAGGCCAACGCCACCAACCCGGAGCCGGCGCGGGTCGAGGCGGCGGTGGAGGCTCTGGCGTTCACTGTCGCCGAGGCGTCCAAGGGCGCCCGGGTGGTCAAGACCGAGCCGAAGGCGGCCAGCGGCCGCCCGGAGCTGACCGAGGCGGCCATCGTCGTCTCCGGCGGCCGGGGAACCGGAGGCAACTTCGGTCCGGTCGAGGAGTTGGCCGATGTGCTCGGCGCCGCCGTCGGCGCCTCGCGCGCCGCGGTCGACTCCGGCTGGTATCCGCACGCCTATCAGGTCGGGCAGACCGGCAAGACCGTCTCACCCCAGCTCTACATCGCAGCGGGCATCTCCGGAGCCATCCAGCACCGGGCCGGGATGCAGACATCGAAGGCCATCGTCGCGGTGAACAAGGATCCGGAGGCGCCGATCTTCGCCCTTGCCGATCTCGGCGTCGTCGGTGATCTGCACACCGTTCTGCCGGCTGTCACCCAGGCCGTCAAGCAGCACCGGGGCTGA